Proteins encoded by one window of Grus americana isolate bGruAme1 chromosome 7, bGruAme1.mat, whole genome shotgun sequence:
- the AS3MT gene encoding arsenite methyltransferase: protein MAAPCGEQIHREVQDYYGKELQKSEDLKTNACVTSARPLPKAVRDALERVHEEVVARYYGCGLVIPECLASCRILDLGSGSGRDCYLLSQLVGEQGHVTGIDMTEGQVKVAKKHIAYHMDKFGYQKPNVEFLQGYMEKLGDAGLADESYDIVISNCVINLAPDKRAVLQEAYRVLKPGGEMYFSDVYASQRLSEAIRKHRVLWGECLAGALYWRDLYSIAEEVGFSPPCLVTASPITISNKELESIIGDCHFVSATFRLFKVPDSSRAGPVQVIYNGGIVGHERELVFDANFTFKEGDVVDVDAEMAAILRSSRFAEEFLIQAGGANAAAPQDCCCKGVKEKICDPFQLLERLAAPRPACGPGGTCGPPGCC, encoded by the exons A TGGCAGCCCCCTGCGGAGAGCAGATCCACCGGGAGGTGCAG GATTACTATGGCAAAGAGCTGCAGAAGTCGGAGGACCTGAAAACCAATGCATGCGTCACCTCAGCCAGGCCCCTTCCCAAGGCGGTGAGAGATGCTTTGGAGCGTGTCCACGAGGAGGTGGTGGCCAG ATACTACGGCTGTGGTCTGGTGATCCCCGAGTGCCTGGCATCATGCCGGATCCTGGACCTGGGCAGTGGCAGCGGCAGAGACTGCTACCTGCTGAGCCAGCTGGTTGGGGAGCAGGGCCACGTCACCGGGATAGACATGACTGAGGGCCAG gtCAAGGTGGCGAAGAAGCACATTGCTTACCACATGGACAAGTTTGGCTACCAAAAGCCAAATGTGGAGTTCCTCCAGGGCTACATGGAGAAGCTGGGTGATGCTGGGCTGGCTGACGAGAGCTACGATATTGTCAT CTCCAACTGCGTGATCAACCTCGCCCCCGACAAGAGGGCCGTGCTGCAGGAGGCCTACCGCGTGCTGAAG CCCGGGGGAGAGATGTACTTCAGCGACGTCTATGCCAGCCAGCGCCTGAGCGAGGCCATCCGGAAGCacagggtgctgtggg GCGAGTGCCTGGCGGGAGCCCTGTACTGGAGAGACCTGTACAGCATCGCCGAGGAGGTGGGGTTCAGCCCGCCGTGCCTGGTCACTGCCAGCCCCATCACCATCAGCAACAAGGAGCTAGAGAGCATCATTG GTGACTGCCACTTCGTCTCTGCGACTTTCCGCCTGTTCAAGGTGCCCGATAgcagccgggccgggccagTCCAGGTCATCTACAATGGCGGGATTGTGGGGCATGAGCGAGAGCTGGTGTTTGACGCCAACTTCACCTTCAAG GAAGGAGACGTGGTGGACGTGGATGCTGAGATGGCTGCAATCTTGCGGAGCTCCAGGTTTGCAGAGGAGTTCCTGATCCAAGCTGGTGGGGCCAATGCTGCTGCACCACAGGACTGCTGTTGCAAGGGGGTGAAG GAGAAGATCTGTGATCCCTTCCAGCTGCTGGAGCGACTGGCAGCCCCGCGTCCTGCCTGTGGTCCCGGTGGCACCTGTGGTCCCCCGGGATGCTGCTGA
- the BORCS7 gene encoding BLOC-1-related complex subunit 7 has product MAAGGAADAQARFGHSVKGLLTEKVTSCGTDVIALTKQVLKGSRSAELLGQAARNMVMQEDAILHSEDSLRKMAIITTHLQYQQEAIQKNVEQSSNLQDQLSHLLK; this is encoded by the exons AtggcggcggggggcgcggcGGACGCCCAGGCGCGTTTCGGCCACTCGGTGAAGGGGCTCCTGACCGAGAAGGTGACGAGCTGCGGCACCGACGTGATCGCCCTCACCAAGCAGGTGCTGAAGGGCTCCCGCAGCGCCGAG CTCCTGGGTCAAGCTGCTAGAAACATGGTGATGCAAGAGGATGCCATCCTGCACTCGGAAGAT AGTTTAAGGAAAATGGCCATAATAACCACTCATCTACAGTACCA GCAAGAAGCAATTCAGAAGAA TGTCGAGCAGTCGTCAAACCTACAGGACCAGCTGAGTCACTTGCTGAAATGA